The Aedes albopictus strain Foshan chromosome 2, AalbF5, whole genome shotgun sequence region actacaacaatggggcaggatgcactcaaacaaaggggcaagacgcaccacaacattgaggcaagatgcaccgtcgagtttagaaatctttttacttcttagacaaaatgcatgttttataaggtttaagacaaacaatagctcaattttgtttgcgattacttacagagcactcatagatattattacagcttgttttctataggtgcgttttgccccaaccaatggagtgcatattgccccaatcaatagcaaaaaataaaatagtttaaaacatataatttacgtagattactgtttaagttatttttcctctgcttagcattgccctcaatgaactgaataaacacaacagcattagatgtttggtcggttttcaccatcaaatcattcgacaaacgatcgggaaaattacatcagaatcgtgcttttcaatttcattcatttttcttactaactacgtaacgcagatatgtaaaattttccagatgctcatttattaagacgttctattagactgataaggtttcaaagctctaaaaccgataatccctgaaaaacaaagggggtgcgttttgcctcgacagtgcgtattaccccagatgcccctaatgtgtgttgggcactttgcgacgattaactcaaatgcACACACCAGcgcgcaatttgcgcgccgactgcctatgcgccaagtttttcactagccaaatcactattaatcagtggttgaatgaagtaaaagcgttgttaccgtcaataatacatatctttgttgtacattactTCCAGACATAAAGAatttcaatgttttagacaaaaaatggatcTGAACCCTAAGAGAGAAAGaactcttggcgcgaaccattttgacacttgtttatttacattttgtatgacGCACAACTCGGCGCATGGGCTGTCTGCGCACAAGTTAttggccagtatgcggatttcagaaaagattcgcaataagtCATATAGCGCAGAGCGCATCAGTTTTATTTTACACGTCATCGACTAAACGTCATCGAGAAACGAAGTCACCCGGAGTTTTTCATTCCCACCAACAAGCCATCATTCCTGCCTCCGCTGCCGAAGCGAAGCGGCTGATCGCTGCTGCTACCTCGAGATACAGTCCACCGCTCAACCGATCAAATTCCGAGCATTAACGCTGTTCCTTCGGACCGCTCCACAACTCGACCCCACCAGTGGTAATCGATTGTGGATACCGGTTTGACTGCACACGGACAGACTAATACTCCAGAAGGTGCCAACCGAACAGTCGTTGCTGGAGCACCAACAAGGAATTTTCAGTGCCCCATCGTCCGCTCCACGATCAGAGCTTTCCGGTTACCTGTTGTGGATACCGAACCGACTTGCACACGGGTTCAACTGAACTTTCCTGGCCTGTTGGTGTTGGCCAGTGGCAAatttcggctgcccttctttggtTCCGTTCCCCGACCGGATCTGCCCACATTGTGCACCGCACAAATGTCTTTTCGTTATTTGCTCATTTCTCTGCACTTAGTCGAAAATTTTAATCGGCGACATCATCGATTATTCATATCTAATCAGCGTTATGGACTGGTGATGCGTACGACCAGAAATTTACACCAAAAGTGgtgtaaataaaaaaatgtcatgaaatttttttcatgaaattttgcgacattttccatccctggtcTTGTGAACCGTAATAAAGCCATAtctattatttttgttttatgatgGTTCCAAGACCTTCTTTCAGTCTATTTGACTTTACTTGGGCATTGAgcatctaaatgacttcgaactagatgatgacgttgctctcttagatCAACGACGCTCTCAACccacacggtcaacccttccagctctacggtagctgagcaatcagtggagaatgttcaaAGCTTCCAatgtcttggtagccaaatggcggctggTGGTGGCACCTAGATCGACTTAGACccgcggatcaagaaggcgagggctgcttttgcgagttcaaAACACAATCATATTAGTCGACgcgccaaaatccaaattttcaactccaacgtgaaatctgtactgctgtacgccagtgaaacttgatgAGTATCAACGgaaaacactcaacggctgcgggtcttcatcaatagatgtctgcggtacataattcgtgcatggtggcgtggcaattggatctccaacgtggagctccatcctcgacgtcatcaaaagccgatagcgacagaaattcgggagcgaaagtggaggtggatcggccacgttctacgcagggacggaaacgaaatctgcaagcaagcgttagattgaacCCCATTAGGAAATCGCAGCAGAGCCAGACCCAGTGACTcatggcgcagcctcaacaacgaaatccagCAAGTCGACAGATATTTGACCTGGCCATAGGTCaaagcgatggcgggcaatcgcccggGATGGAGATCTTTCGATTCGGCccgctgcaccaccgtgggtgcttaggactgaaagtaagtaatacATCTAGTAAATCTGGATGTTGAACCACACTGTGCGTTGCAACGTGGTTGGTGCCTATACTGGCAGAGAGTTTTAAATTAACATTTAAGATCTTAATTAAACTATTTAAGATGATGTTGCAGGTACTGCTTGGGAAGAAAATAACTACAACAGGATAAATAAggataaagataaataataacaataatattcATTATTGAAGCATATTATATCTTTCAAAAATGAATTCAACTGACTTTTCAGTGGAAATAGTCCAAAATTTGCAACTTCTCCACAACCACCACTCTAGCTGCTGTCTGAAGTAATATCTTCTTTATgacaaaaaagttgaaaaatgcATGTCACTGGATAATTGCACAATGTTAAAAACTCCTCATTATCTCAATATTCATTTTTATTCTTATCACTTAAGCTAAACGAACACCAAGCAAACGAACGGAGCGCAGTAGCTATTTCAGAAATAATCCATTCGTTCCAAACAAAAAGTACAtccgaaaaaagaaaaaaaaatcagacgaCATGTGTCTCGTCCAACACACCCGAATGTTTCGTCTCGAAATCTGCGCTTCTCCACTGTATACGAAGTTGGGTATCACGCCGCGAGCCGCGTAAACAGCTAACGCCGAGCCACGCCATCGAGAACGAAGAGCGCGATCATTGATAAACAGTCAGAAACAGAAGCACACAACACGGCAAAGCCCATATAAATATAGGCACTGCACACCAATAAAGGCGCGCGCTCCAAAGCAACAACACGCGAAGGTATTTAATCTAGTGGCAGCCAGCCGGTCAACAACTGGTACCGCGGCGTGTGCGTGGCTTTAGCAGACAGTTTTGGGAATCACTCCAAAGCAGTTAGACGTTTATTTCGGTGCTGTGTTCTCGTTCGGAAGAAAAACCAAATCAACTCACAATGGCTAATTCAAACCCAGACATTAAGTACACGCAGCTCTTCATCAATAATGAGTTTGTGGACGCAGTGAGTGGTAAAGTATTTCCCACGGTGAACCCGTCGACGGGCAAGAAGATTGTGGACGTTGCCGAGGGCGACAAGGCCGATGTGGACCTGGCCGTCCAGGCTGCCAAGGCCGCCTTCCAGCGCAGCTCCAAGTGGCGCCAGATGGATGCCTCGGCCCGCGGAAAGCTGATCTACAAGCTAGCCGAATTGATGGAGCGTGATCTGCACCAGATTGCCAGTTTGGAGTCGTTGGACAATGGCAAACCGTACATGAGTGCCGTGTATGACGTGTACGGTTCGATGAACTGTCTGCGGTACTACGCCGGGTGGACGGACAAGGTTTGTGGCGAGACCGTGCCTTCGGATGGACCACATCTGACCTACACCCGCAAGGAACCATTCGGAGTGGTTGGCCAGATCATCCCATGGAACTATCCGCTGCTGATGCTCGCCTGGAAGTGGGGTCCCGCTCTGGCCGCTGGTTGCACAATCGTTATGAAACCGGCTGAACAGACCCCGCTCACTGCTTTGTACATGTGCTCACTGGTGAAGGAAGCTGGTTTTCCTCCCGGTGTAGTCAATGTGGTGCCTGGATATGGACCAACGGCTGGCAGTGCCGTTACAATGCATCCGGACATTCGGAAGGTTGCTTTTACCGGTTCGGTGGAGGTGGGCAAAACTGTGATGGCCGGAGCGGCGAGTAATCTGAAGAAGGTTTCGCTGGAGTTGGGTGGTAAGAGCCCGCTGGTGATTTGCGACGACGTGGATGGTGAGTTTTGTTTATTGTTTTGTCGATTGGTAGTAATAAAACCTGTGGATGATAAGAGTGTGGATGTCTGGTTTGCTGAACAAGCATATTGGGAAACGTTTGGCAATGACAATGCATGTGTGAATAAATATTCGATTAACATGGCTAATTCATGCTAAATAATGCGAATATAATTCAAAACTCGGTAGTTTGCTCCTGAATGATGATGAAATAGGAACAGCGATAAAACCAAAACACAGCTAGTCGCGATCGGTATTTTACCGACATCTCAACTACTGAACGTTTTGTTacgaatttttaacgaaatttcgtaaaaatatcaattttcggtaaaatgttatcgtttatctgtcaaactctaacgaagttcggttaacgttgctacctttaccgattttttcctataAAACAAACTTaaaggttgagatttcggtaaaacattaccgaagacggtgtttttttctaagtgtgtatgtgATTTTCAATGTTTGAATTAATGCAAAGTATTTTGCAGATGTTTGATTTATGAACGAACATCAATAGTTTTCTAAACACGAAACAAAGACAGAAACAAAATCAAAACCAAGAACCAGCTTAGAAATAGGAAAATATTAGACTCGTCCACACCAAACAGTGAAACAGTGCTAAAGAAAAACCAAATACTCCCACTACTtgtacttatgacacacatgtgatacaggaaTCACTGTATAATTTCGCTTGAAATAAGTGCCACAACGATAATTCTCTCCGTTTAAGCAtgccttgttagaattttcttgacactgcgtatcGTTGCACAGGAATCAcattcgtatcacatgtctgtccggggtattagacAACACAAGATACCATTAACCGTTCAGTACCCCCTAAAACAGTGAGTAGCCGACTCACTCAAAGTAAaatttttcggtaataccaatctgtgttgtcaattatgattttcaaataactcaacgcacATATGTACAGATGAGTAAACTACAGGAGATAGactaaatgatcgggacaggcaaaattttcacttttcaaaaaatgttcaactagctgcaacttttcaaaaagtgcatcgaatattctcaaatttttactgtaagttcatcaactagggtaagtgtaccaattatggctttaGTAccaatttttttccatagctgatTTTCATTATTTAACGatgtaaataaaaaagaaaaattttgtgaacaacggatcacgatcacaaaagatggttaCATTGATGTGAAGTTtaaacattttgctcaaattatggtagaaataaattattttccttaaaatttcggcttacttgcaccctttttcgccataatgtaccaattatggctaatcccataagaaatgcatgcaaatagtgcgaaaaggaaccgaagttagaaaatgtagccataactggtacagggttcctatcattggcacacgctgcaaaaaatactaaaagtagttttggctccgtttcaatatttttcctgtaaagtgtggaaactaagctatcttttaacatattgatcacattcgttggtcttctcgttattttttgtacaaatagttttccttaggtagtgtcataattggtacaggcaccctagttgtgtatcagtggtccaaatttgggaaagatcgggccattttccacgaagttataaagattcttgaaaaaggtaaaattatccgatagccaactttgagctattatatctccggatttaatggatcgattgcaatgaaattttgatcaattaggacttatataatgaactcttaaaaacatttgacttaaattggattttttttacaagagaagaagttatggcgatttcattattttcatgattttttagcaaattggtctatttttaatatgtattccattactttttcaatttgttggcagatatgttgttactttccttccaaacacatttatatataagtcaattagaggggaaTTAAATGAACTATTATTTGCTTCTTGAATTTTGATACGAtgttgcacggtgtcaaaatttcgattattatcgaacattcatgtac contains the following coding sequences:
- the LOC115255015 gene encoding aldehyde dehydrogenase 1A1; this translates as MANSNPDIKYTQLFINNEFVDAVSGKVFPTVNPSTGKKIVDVAEGDKADVDLAVQAAKAAFQRSSKWRQMDASARGKLIYKLAELMERDLHQIASLESLDNGKPYMSAVYDVYGSMNCLRYYAGWTDKVCGETVPSDGPHLTYTRKEPFGVVGQIIPWNYPLLMLAWKWGPALAAGCTIVMKPAEQTPLTALYMCSLVKEAGFPPGVVNVVPGYGPTAGSAVTMHPDIRKVAFTGSVEVGKTVMAGAASNLKKVSLELGGKSPLVICDDVDVNEAAQIAYTGVFENMGQCCIAATRTFVQEGIYDAFVQKATELAKGRKVGNPFSQGIQHGPQIDDTQFKKILGYIETGKKEGAKLETGGVQVGDEGYFIEPTVFSNVTDEMTIAKEEIFGPVQSIIKFKTLEEAIERANATSFGLAAGIVTKNLNNALTFSNAVEAGSVWVNTYLAVSNQAPFGGYKQSGVGREMGKEGIEEYLETKTVSIKLPSKV